GCGTGCGGTCTCCAGGCCATAGCCCGACGAGCAGCCAGTGATCAATGCGGTCTTCATGTTGGTTTCCCTTCGGTTGGTGGTGAAGGGATAGCCTTCGGAGGCCGGACTATCTACAATCAAAAGTCCATATTTCCTTTGCAATAGTCCGGCAATGATCGATCCGCTCTCGGAAATCATCACCCTGCTTCGGCCGCGTGCCGTGTTCACGAAGGGCATCAGTGGCGCAGGACGCTGGGGGGTGCGTTACACCGACTTCGGCCAGCCAAGCTTCTGCACCGTGATCGAGGGCCGGTGCCGTCTCGCCGTCGACGGCCACGATGCGATCACGCTTGAGGCAGGCGACTTTGTGCTCCTGCCGGCGACGCCTGGCTTTACGATGTCGGGCTTCGATCCGGTGACGCCCGAGCGCATCGACCCGAAGCGATTGCCTTCGCCGGCCGGCGACGTTCGCCACGGCAGGCGCGGCGGACGTCCCGATGTTCGGCTGCTCGGCGGCTACTTCGTCTTCGATTCGGCAGACGCGGGGTTGCTGGTATCGCTGTTGCCGGCACTGGTGCATGTGCGCGGCGTCGAGCGCCTTTCCATGCTGGTACGGTTCGTCGTTGAGGAATCGAGCGAACGGCGATCGGGCCGCGATCTCGTACTCTCCCGCCTGGTCGAGGTGCTGCTCGTCGAAGCGCTGCGGTCGACACAGGGCCAGCGGGCGTCGCCTGGGTTGCTGCGCGGGTTGAGCGATGGGCGACTCGCGGCGGCGATACGGCAGATGCACGGCAATCCCGGGCGGTCATGGACCGTGGCCAAACTCGCGAAGGAAGCTGCGCTGTCTCGTTCTGCGTTCTTCGATCGCTTTGCACGCGCCGTGGGCCTTCCGCCGATGGAGTATCTCCTCGCCTGGCGCATGGCCATCGCGAAGGACTTGCTCCGCCGCGAAGAACTCGGACTCGCGGCAGTCGCCGAGCGCGTGGGTTACAGCTCGGCCAGCACCTTCAGCACCGCTTTCAGCCGCCACGTCGGCCAGCCGCCAGGTCGCTACGCACGAGCAGATTTATCTTGAGAGGCAGGTCACAGCGTAAAGCAACTACGTTTCGTTTTTCGATGCTGCCTTGCGAGCGATGTCTTCCATTTTGCTTGCGGCAAAATTGACGCCGCCAAAACCGATCGCGATGGCCACCACCCAGGAAACGGGGCGGTATGAATCATCGATCCAGACTGTCCCCGGCATCCACCACAGCGCCGATTCAAGCGCTTTGAAAACCATGAACCCCAGCCCCCACAGCGCGAACCCGAGGTAAACCTTGCCAGGCACGCGCTTGTACCAAACCAGCGCATCGAGCTCCGTCAGAGAGAACCGGAAGGCTGCGGGCCGATAGAGAAATATGCAAAGGTAGCTCGCAGCGCATGCCGCCGCGATGACCGAAAGCACTGCAAAAAATACATCGATCCCTTGCATCCTCGTTGGTCGCCTCGGAACGGCTGAGGGTTCAACCCCTCCTTTCAAGGCCTGCCGCGGCGGGATCAAGCGGCTGCCAGATGAGCCCGCAGCGCGTATCATGAGCCGGCTCGCAATCGGGAGGCCCGTGATGCCGGCAAGCGACACGCAATTCGCAGGATCAATCCCGGAGATGTACGACCGGCTGATGGTCCCGCTGATTTTCGAGCCCTACGCACACGATATTGCCCAGCGCGTGCAGGCGCTCAAACCGCAGAACATTCTTGAAATCGCAGCCGGCACCGGCGTGGTGACGCGGGCCATGGCGGCGAGCCTTCCTGCCGCAACCCGCATCGTCGTCACCGACCTGAACCTGCCGATGCTCGACTACAACAAGGCGAAGCTCACCGGAGACGCGCGGCTGAGCTGGCGGCCGGCCGACGCGCAGGATCTGCCATTCGAAGCCGACTCATTCGATGTCGTGGTCTGCCAGTTCGGCGCGATGTTCTTCCCCGACAAGGTGCGGGCCTTCGGCGAAGCCCGCCGTGTTCTCAAGCCGGGCGGCCGGTACGTTTTCAACGTGTGGGACAAGATTTCGGAAAATGATTTTGCCGATGAGATCATAAAGGCGCTCGCCTTGTATTTTCCCGCCGATCCCCCGCGCTTCATGGCCCGCACGCCGCACGGCTATCACGAGCCGCAACCCATCCGCGACGCGCTTGCGGCAGCCGGCTTCACCGAAGTCACGATCGACGCTGTCGATGCAGTCAGCCCGGCCGCCTCGCCGCTCGATGCCGCGATCGCCTATTGCCAGGGCACGCCGTGGCGGAACGAGATCGAGGCGCGCGACGCGTCGCGGCTGGAGGACGCGACCAACCACGCGGCTGCCGCTTTGGAGCGGCGCTTCGGCCGCGGCCCGATCAAAGGGCGCATCCGCGCGCTCGTGATCACGGCGACGGCGTAAGCTTGGCGGTTGGCTCCGCCACGTCAACGTCGGGTCGGGCGACTGATCAGCCATTGCCATCTTTGCGCGTGTCATGCGAAAATTTTCGCGCAAAAATCGCGAATATCGGCTGGGGACTTGGTGAGGGATAGATGCGCGGTGCCATTGTCTTTTTTCTGACGTTGTTTTTCTCGTCTGCGGCGCTCGGACAACAAGCCGCCCCACCCTCCCGCGCTGCCAGCAAAAGCGTTTGCCTCATTCCCGTTGTCGGTCACAAGTTCGACGTCAAGAAAATCGGTGTGATGGTCTTCGGCAATGGCCTCGAGGAGATCGCAGTCGATTCATGGGGTATCGACGAACTCATCGTTCGCAAGGTGGGTACGGTGCTGGGCAACCGGTTTACGGTGCGGCGTATCAATTTTCCGAAGGCCACGCTCGCTGCACTGGAAAGTCCTGGCGGCGGGCTGTTCCGCAACACCACCGCGGAATGGGATCAAGCGGTCGCGGCAGCGGCGCGCGCATCCGGCAAGTGCGATTTGACCATCTCGGTGTACCGAACCGGCGCGGCGTTTTCCAACACCAACCAGACGCTGTTCGGTCTGGGCATCGTTTCGTACGGCGCCGAACTGATGGGCAGCTACTATCTTTTCGCCCACTTCGCCATCAGGATTTATGACGGCAACACCTTCGCGGTTCTGAAAACCGAAGTCGCGCGCACGGAGACGACTCTGGCATCAGTGCTCACCGGCGTCGGCGGTTTGACCCGCCGCGTCGACAAGACATGGTGGCCGGAGACACCACAGGCCGCCGTGCAAAGCGCCCAGATCAGGGATGGAATCCGGACGCTCGTGAACCAGAGTCTGGAAAAAACCCTGCCCGGCATGCTTTGAGCACAACGCGACCTAGAGCGGTTCACTTCTTTTCTGAATCGCTGGGGATTCCGCTGGGCTTCGAATTGTGATTCAAGCTGCTGGCTGGGTTGGAGGCCAGCAGCTCATGACCCGACCTCTGTCCAATGATCTGCGTGAGCGTGTCGTTGC
The Rhodoplanes sp. Z2-YC6860 genome window above contains:
- a CDS encoding AraC family transcriptional regulator, yielding MIDPLSEIITLLRPRAVFTKGISGAGRWGVRYTDFGQPSFCTVIEGRCRLAVDGHDAITLEAGDFVLLPATPGFTMSGFDPVTPERIDPKRLPSPAGDVRHGRRGGRPDVRLLGGYFVFDSADAGLLVSLLPALVHVRGVERLSMLVRFVVEESSERRSGRDLVLSRLVEVLLVEALRSTQGQRASPGLLRGLSDGRLAAAIRQMHGNPGRSWTVAKLAKEAALSRSAFFDRFARAVGLPPMEYLLAWRMAIAKDLLRREELGLAAVAERVGYSSASTFSTAFSRHVGQPPGRYARADLS
- a CDS encoding class I SAM-dependent methyltransferase; amino-acid sequence: MPASDTQFAGSIPEMYDRLMVPLIFEPYAHDIAQRVQALKPQNILEIAAGTGVVTRAMAASLPAATRIVVTDLNLPMLDYNKAKLTGDARLSWRPADAQDLPFEADSFDVVVCQFGAMFFPDKVRAFGEARRVLKPGGRYVFNVWDKISENDFADEIIKALALYFPADPPRFMARTPHGYHEPQPIRDALAAAGFTEVTIDAVDAVSPAASPLDAAIAYCQGTPWRNEIEARDASRLEDATNHAAAALERRFGRGPIKGRIRALVITATA